From Brassica oleracea var. oleracea cultivar TO1000 chromosome C3, BOL, whole genome shotgun sequence, a single genomic window includes:
- the LOC106329792 gene encoding uncharacterized protein LOC106329792 yields MEVWEQIPLRQVAQITTKDDFKTALVKLRGMICLPPTGITNSVVPCVCWSLWLARNTKIFEGRTLSPIEIATRALRLAREWNTAQTPTEKRPRNLQIRQPNANRPSSSTIASPIISCTTDAAWNKQSKQAGLAWTFSGTDLPSTITGSTTQPFVSSPLLAEALAVRLALIKAATFEFPRLKVSSDNQTLIRAISNDLQLKEIHGIIADIHQISSAFVNISFSYFPREQNRDADALAKRALNSIYVLDP; encoded by the coding sequence ATGGAAGTCTGGGAACAAATTCCCCTCCGACAAGTAGCTCAGATAACTACAAAAGACGACTTCAAAACGGCACTGGTCAAGCTCAGAGGTATGATATGCCTTCCTCCAACAGGGATCACTAATAGTGTGGTTCCTTGTGTTTGTTGGTCTCTCTGGCTAGCAAGAAACACCAAAATCTTCGAAGGTCGAACCCTCTCCCCTATAGAGATCGCAACGAGAGCGTTGAGATTAGCAAGGGAGTGGAATACGGCTCAAACCCCTACAGAAAAGAGGCCAAGAAACTTACAGATCAGACAGCCAAATGCAAACCGACCCTCGAGCTCAACAATCGCATCGCCAATAATCTCTTGTACGACCGACGCCGCTTGGAACAAGCAATCGAAGCAAGCAGGACTAGCATGGACTTTCTCTGGTACTGATCTACCATCAACAATCACTGGTTCAACCACCCAACCCTTCGTTAGCTCTCCCCTACTAGCGGAAGCGCTAGCGGTGAGATTGGCCCTCATCAAGGCAGCGACTTTTGAGTTCCCAAGGCTCAAAGTGTCCTCCGACAACCAAACGCTCATAAGAGCAATCTCCAACGACTTGCAGCTTAAGGAAATCCATGGAATCATAGCTGATATCCACCAAATCTCCTCTGCCTTCGTCAATATCTCATTTAGTTATTTTCCTCGTGAACAAAACAGAGACGCCGACGCTCTTGCTAAGCGGGCTCTCAATTCTATCTATGTATTGGACCCTTAA
- the LOC106336399 gene encoding UDP-glycosyltransferase 79B6, whose amino-acid sequence MGSKFHAFMFPWFGFGHMTAFLHLANKLAEKGHKITFLLPKKALKQLEPLNLFPECIVFHTLTIPSVDGLPDGAETTADIPITLGGFLASAMDRTRGQVEEAVRLGKPDRIFFDFAHWIPDIARDCGAKSVNFVTISAACVAISFVPGRSPDELAIPPPGYPSSKVLLHGQETNSLSFLSYPFGDGVTFYERIMTGLVNCDVISIRTCQEMEGKFCDFIEREFQRKVLLTGPMLPEPDNIKPLEDRWHQWLSRFEPGSVVYCSLGSQIILEKEEFQELCLGIELTGLPFIVAVKPPKGASTIQEALPEGFEDRVKERGVVWGEWVQQPLILAHPSIGCFVSHCGFGSMWESLLNDCQIVFIPHLGEQIFNTRLMSEELEVSVEVKREETGWFSKEKISGAVRSVMDKDTELGNLVRRNHAKLKESLLSSGIISGYVNKYVEALEKLV is encoded by the coding sequence ATGGGATCAAAGTTTCATGCTTTTATGTTCCCATGGTTTGGTTTTGGTCACATGACTGCATTTCTGCATCTGGCTAATAAACTAGCGGAGAAAGGTCACAAAATCACTTTCTTGCTCCCCAAGAAAGCTCTGAAGCAACTTGAACCTCTCAATCTGTTCCCAGAATGCATTGTCTTTCACACTCTTACCATCCCTTCTGTGGATGGTCTCCCTGATGGCGCCGAAACAACCGCGGATATACCAATCACGTTAGGGGGTTTTCTGGCCTCAGCTATGGACCGCACACGCGGTCAGGTCGAAGAAGCGGTTCGATTAGGTAAACCGGATCGAATTTTCTTTGATTTTGCTCACTGGATTCCGGACATAGCTAGAGATTGTGGAGCCAAGAGTGTGAATTTTGTAACGATTTCTGCAGCATGTGTAGCTATCTCATTTGTCCCTGGTCGTAGTCCAGATGAATTAGCTATACCTCCTCCGGGGTATCCTTCGTCCAAGGTGTTGCTTCACGGACAAGAAACCAATTCCTTGTCATTTCTGTCCTATCCATTTGGTGATGGAGTGACGTTTTACGAACGGATCATGACAGGGCTTGTGAACTGTGATGTCATATCGATAAGGACTTGCCAGGAAATGGAAGGAAAATTCTGCGATTTTATCGAAAGGGAATTTCAAAGAAAAGTTCTCTTGACGGGTCCAATGCTTCCTGAGCCGGACAATATCAAACCACTAGAAGATCGATGGCATCAATGGCTGAGCCGGTTCGAACCAGGATCAGTAGTATACTGTTCGCTTGGCAGCCAAATCATTCTTGAGAAGGAAGAATTTCAAGAACTCTGCTTAGGAATTGAGCTGACCGGTTTACCATTTATTGTAGCGGTAAAGCCACCAAAAGGCGCATCTACCATCCAGGAAGCATTACCAGAAGGGTTCGAAGATCGGGTTAAGGAGCGTGGAGTGGTTTGGGGAGAATGGGTGCAGCAGCCACTGATATTGGCTCATCCATCAATAGGTTGCTTTGTGAGCCATTGTGGATTTGGATCAATGTGGGAGTCTCTATTGAATGACTGCCAAATAGTGTTTATTCCACATTTGGGTGAGCAAATATTCAACACCAGGCTAATGAGCGAGGAACTTGAGGTCTCGGTGGAGGTGAAAAGAGAGGAAACAGGATGGTTTTCAAAGGAGAAGATAAGCGGGGCGGTTAGGTCAGTGATGGACAAGGACACCGAGCTAGGGAACCTAGTAAGGAGGAACCACGCCAAATTGAAGGAGTCTCTACTTAGCTCTGGAATAATCAGTGGTTATGTCAATAAGTATGTAGAAGCACTGGAGAAACTAGTCTAA